Below is a window of Vibrio gazogenes DNA.
ACGTTTACTTTGCGTATGCTGCTGCCGATGCAAAGGAGCGGTTGATTTTGGCTAGCAGCGGTTTTGGGATAGCCATGATCCTGAAGATGAGAGCCTCAACATACAAGCGTTGCAAAAATCTGGCAGCGCTTGTATGTTGAGGCTCTCATCCTGTTTGTGTGTGGCGCAGAATACATCTGTTACCGACTGAATTGCTGTACCAGTCGCTGTAAACTTTCCAGTCGTGTTACAAGAATATTGGTTCGATCAACCGATGATGACGAGAGGGATTTTGTTGACTGAATGGCATCATTCATCCGAATCACATGTTCGTTGATCCCTTGAGTCACTTGTACTTGTTCGGTAATGGCTTGTGCTGTGTATGCACTTTGCTCACCGATAGAAACCAAGTCATTCACAATCGCCTCGAATGATTCCTTGCTTTGTTGTGATTTGGCGACGCTTTGCTCAGAAGCTTGCACACCTTCTTCCATTAATTCCCCCGTTTTATTGACGGTGGTTTGCAGTTCTTCAATTTTCGAGCGAATGTCTCCGACAGATGTGCTTGTCTTGGCAGAGAGAGCACGGACTTCATCTGCGACCACGGCAAAGCCGCGTCCGTGCTCACCGGCTCTTGCGGCTTCTATTGCGGCATTGAGAGCCAATAAGTTAGTTTGTTCGGCGATACCTTGAATCATTTCCAGAATCGTTTCGATGCCATGAACGTCATGGTAAAGTTGTTCCAGTGCGGTTTTTGAATGGGTGAGATGCTGACTCAGGAGATGTACGGTGCGGACGGCTTCGTCAATGGTCTGGGTGCCTTCCCGCGCTTGCGCTTGTGCGTCGCTAGCAAATTCAGCACTGTGCTTTGCCTGTTTAGAGACTTCATCAATGGAGGCCAACATTTCTTCGGCAGACACGGCCATCGCACTGGTTGCTGCTTCTTGTCCGTTCAGTTCTCGATCAATCAACTGGCGGTTGTGAACTTCTTCATTGGCTGCCTGGAGCAGCGTGGCGGACGTTTCTTTGGCTCTTGCCGTCGCGGCTCTTAACTCTGCAC
It encodes the following:
- a CDS encoding methyl-accepting chemotaxis protein, with translation MTDKRVRFSENDSLISTTSPDSHITCCNEVFCRVAGYQQTELLGKPHNVIRHDDMPKAAFAQLWDYIQSGKSWMGLVKNQCKNSGHYWVSAFVTPIMGKDGKIYEYQSVRTQPTDAQISRAASLYRRLKKGAVTIRRTQWMNLSFGLMLIQLLTLIAFAFTTLSAPLMLGVMIPSILLQAACSLRLKQRMTTLNELAQEHYNNPLMEQPYTGYCDDLSRIELALMMKRAELRAATARAKETSATLLQAANEEVHNRQLIDRELNGQEAATSAMAVSAEEMLASIDEVSKQAKHSAEFASDAQAQAREGTQTIDEAVRTVHLLSQHLTHSKTALEQLYHDVHGIETILEMIQGIAEQTNLLALNAAIEAARAGEHGRGFAVVADEVRALSAKTSTSVGDIRSKIEELQTTVNKTGELMEEGVQASEQSVAKSQQSKESFEAIVNDLVSIGEQSAYTAQAITEQVQVTQGINEHVIRMNDAIQSTKSLSSSSVDRTNILVTRLESLQRLVQQFSR